The following are from one region of the Lepeophtheirus salmonis chromosome 8, UVic_Lsal_1.4, whole genome shotgun sequence genome:
- the Scgalpha gene encoding uncharacterized protein Scgalpha, translating into MKSIFPTLHFISTLILHFSTSEPLEVLLPAQKVFRFAFSPRMFDWRDNELVVENGNSDSSSSSNSRIEYEPSLQGKPDLPNWIHYTYSEKQNLGFIYGVPPLNKSLFNIEIVATDLSTYSLGIMRLILNITDSKLFSTTHHPDGFKNVVHLKIDNLNDEDIFSSHRLRSLKSIFKKLLWPESNNDLHLVDISSSLNKGFRKPLNPSDKNGIILKLGSNANFSDKLLKLDRETGPLRKKFRICPERDFYRTSVERHFRFEGFSLDWCAFRLMSLNESSKGSSVYKTVGVMQDFDHVVEIDIFEREMEELEENFLQKSNFIVPSRSDMSERDLPSVYLTVLFGTALSFLGMITLIGIILCFNITSNSSHEDDPIIDSSEGFIESFYLVLTDCFRCYSEENSENKLQNNINYQEEPGTELHNPRSRRASSIQRQTDSLRRCALRKQIDNECHESPCGTLEDYYTDDEYVKTGSSCEPDIFKEERPYPPPYFYESNQMNESKSYLV; encoded by the exons ATGAAGTCTATTTTTCCAACACTCCATTTCATCTCCACTCTTATTCTTCACTTCTCCACCTCTGAGCCCCTGGAAGTTCTCCTACCCGCGCAAAAGGTGTTCCGCTTCGCCTTTTCCCCTCGGATGTTTGATTGGAGAGATAATGAGTTAGTTGTGGAGAATGGAAATTCAGATAGTTCGTCTTCTTCGAATTCACGGATTGAGTATGAGCCTTCTCTTCAGGGTAAACCAGATCTTCCCAACTGGATTCACTATACGTATAGTGAGAAACAAAATCTGG gCTTTATCTATGGAGTTCCTCCACTCAACAAATCTCTTTTCAACATTGAAATTGTTGCAACGGACCTTTCTACCTACTCCCTCGGTATCATGCGCCTTATTCTCAACATAACCGATTCTAAACTCTTCAGTACAACTCACCATCCAGATGGTTTCAAAAACGTTGTACATCTAAAAATCGACAATTTAAACGATGAAGACATCTTTTCTAGCCATCGTTTACGAAGtctaaaatccatttttaaaaaacttctcTGGCCTGAATCAAATAATGATTTGCATTTAGTGGATATTTCATCTTCCCTGAACAAGGGGTTCCGCAAGCCCCTAAATCCCTcggataaaaatggaattattctCAAATTAGGATCAAATGCAAACTTTTCAGACAAGTTATTGAAACTTGATCGTGAAACTGGGCCACTTAGAAAGAAGTTTCGCATTTGTCCGGAAAGAGATTTTTATCGTACCTCTGTGGAACGACATTTTCGATTCGAGGGATTCTCTCTGGATTGGTGTGCCTTTAGACTCATGAGTTTAAATGAGAGCTCCAA GGGCAGCTCAGTGTACAAAACTGTTGGTGTTATGCAAGACTTTGATCATGTTGTTGAAATTGATATCTTTGAAAGAGAAATGGAAGAATTGGAGGagaatttccttcaaaaatcaaattttatcgtCCCCTCAAGATCTGATATGAGTGAAAGGGATCTACCGTCCGTTTACTTGACAGTATTATTCGGAACAGCTTTGTCATTTCTTGGAATGATCACACTGATTGGAATCATTCTTTGTTTCAACAT AACCTCCAATTCCAGCCATGAAGATGACCCAATCATTGACTCATCCGAGGGCTTTATCGAGAGCTTTTACCTTGTTCTCACCGACTGCTTTCGATGCTATTCCGAAGAGAATTCCGAGAATAAGTTACAAAATAA CATAAATTATCAAGAAGAGCCCGGTACAGAGCTTCACAATCCCCGATCTCGTCGTGCCTCTAGCATTCAACGCCAAACGGACTCTCTCCGTCGATGCGCTCTACGTAAACAGATAGATAATGAATGCCATGAATCTCCTTGTGGAACTCTTGAGGACTATTATACAGATGATGAATATGTCAAAACGGGTTCCAGCTGTGAGCCGGATATCTTCAAGGAGGAAAGACCCTATCCTCCGCCCTACTTTTACGAATCTAATCAAATGAATGAATCCAAGAGTTATTTAGTTTAA
- the LOC121122692 gene encoding uncharacterized protein: MTTGVWFRNALRLHDNLPLIEAAKSSNPVICFYIFTPAVYNPDYMGMNRLYFLLQSLEDLKNRLKKQYKNGDLIILNTSKSCKDVFSQLCKADVLKEVFYEYDSSPHGKGRDTQIQKEIHQVSFKVFHGHTFTKLPDVVAQKGFKNPSTMSMMENIMIKEFGKGKGRSGINVPSPLDPPDEINFDISFLKKIKKRCPELEILEEVPKLKDLSKIFGPLFDNVNVTSIEKNNFFHGGETEALERLERKVLDNTEFVCKFKKPETTCITTSASEFKEPSTTGLSPYIALGCLSVRQLWHGVDQAYAKRKGFKIDSLATSLYGQLLFREMFYILNEAIGPVFALNDKNNPAISKYVEWDKKDPKLLEAWENGQTGYPFIDALMRQMKSTGWMHHLGRHAVSCFLTRGQLYQNWTYGRDVFDRELVDSDYALNTGNWLWLSGVATFSMPYFRVYSPCPTEDKKSALNFNAGGNDFIRHWVPELKKFPAKFLTKPWECPKMAQTSCGVIIGKDYPMPIVPLKNDNLDKFKKSLQDNKSSSGPPNKKKKI, from the exons atgacGACGGGCGTATGGTTTCGAAATGCTTTACGCCTCCACGACAATTTGCCTTTAATTGAAGCGGCAAAGTCCTCAAATCCcgtgatttgtttttatatatttactccaGCGGTTTATAACCCGGATTATATGGGTATGAACCGTTTGTACTTCCTACTCCAGTCCCTCGAGGATCTCAAAAACCGTCTCaagaaacaatataaaaatgggGACCTGATTATTTTGAACACTTCTAAATCCTGCAAAGATGTTTTCTCTCAGCTTTGTAAAGCGGATGTGCTCAAAGAAGTGTTCTATGAGTACGATTCCTCTCCCCATGGAAAGGGCAGAGATACccaaattcaaaaagaaatacatcAAGTGTCATTTAAAGTCTTTCATGGCCATACTTTCACAAAGCTTCCGGATGTGGTCGctcaaaaaggttttaaaaatccAAGTACGATGTCCATgatggaaaatattatgattaaagaATTTGGAAAGGGAAAAGGTCGCTCTGGGATAAACGTCCCTTCTCCATTAGATCCACctgatgaaataaattttgatatctcatttttgaaaaaaatcaagaaaagatgtCCAGAGTTAGAAATCCTGGAAGAAGTTCCGAAATTAAAGGATCTCTCAAAG ataTTTGGACCACTTTTTGACAATGTAAATGTCActtccattgaaaaaaataatttcttccatGGAGGAGAGACGGAGGCTCTGGAGAGACTTGAACGTAAAGTTTTAGACAATACAGAATTTGTTTGTAAGTTTAAGAAACCTGAAACAACATGCATCACGACCTCTGCCTCAGAATTCAAGGAACCCTCAACAACAGGGCTCTCACCTTATATTGCTCTAGGTTGTCTTTCAGTTCGTCAATTGTGGCATGGCGTGGATCAAGCGTACGCCAAGAGAAAGGGGTTTAAAATTGATAGTTTAGCCACATCGCTCTATGGTCAACTTCTTTTTAGGGAAATGTTTTATATTCTGAATGAGGCCATTGGTCCTGTATTTgctttaaatgataaaaacaacCCCGCTATATCCAAGTATGTTGAATGGGACAAAAAAGATCCTAAGCTACTAGAAGCCTGGGAAAATGGACAAACTGGATATCCATTTATCGATGCACTCATGAGACAAATGAAAAGTACAGGTTGGATGCACCATCTAGGGAGGCATGCTGTGAGTTGTTTTCTTACCAGAGGACAACTGTATCAAAATTGGACTTATGGACGAGATGTATTTGATCGAGAATTAGTGGATTCCGACTATGCACTTAATACTGGTAACTGGCTCTGGCTAAGTGGAGTGGCCACATTTTCAATGCCGTATTTTAGAGTGTATAGTCCTTGTCCAACTGAGGACAAAAAAAGTGCTCTCAATTTCAATGCTGGAGGCAATGATTTCATTCGTCATTGGGTCCCTGAGCTTAAAAAGTTCCCTGCTAAATTCCTCACAAAGCCATGGGAGTGTCCAAAAATGGCACAAACATCTTGTGGTGTAATCATTGGAAAGGATTATCCCATGCCTATTGTTCCGCTAAAGAATGACAATCTAGATAAGTTCAAGAAGAGCTTACAAGACAACAAGTCGAGCTCAGGTCCTcccaataaaaagaagaaaatctga
- the LOC121122693 gene encoding deoxyribodipyrimidine photo-lyase gives MESPMKKPKLNGDPFATERLEAYPSPMDFKFNEKRVKLLSGSENYSQRGKKPCIVYYMHRDQRVQDNWAFLYAQRLALKHKLPLHVLTLISEKHPDHPGMTLRNLTFWLDGLREVSTELKTLNIPLHLLINQSLDESPGTSIVQWLGMMSDVQALIVDFSPLRQHRKIVRDIIESIKTPDLPLYRVDAHNVVPVEVTSDKQEYAARTIRSKINKKLDEFLTIFPPIIHHPHGVLSETEIHFGNQIGKNIEEDWSTLLNSLLIDHSVGPVDMYKGGSRAGFECLESFVTKRIQRYTDKRNDPNEDVLSRLSPWFHNGQISVQRAVLYVKKVANKYSSSFVEESIVRRELSDNFCYYNENYDSVKGAADWAQKTLSEHKKDKRTHIYSRSKLEKAKTHDDLWNAAQNQLVTEGKLHGYMRMYWAKKILEWTESPDVALADALYLNDHYALDGNDANGFVGCMWSICGIHDQGWRERSIFGKIRYMNYDGCKRKFNIGSYINRYNPKNKNGFFKPKLS, from the exons atgGAATCGCCTATGAAAAAGCCGAAATTAAATGGAGATCCCTTCGCTACGGAACGCTTGGAAGCATATCCATCTCCTATGGACTTTAAATTTAACGAAAAGAGAGTGAAACTTCTCTCAGGATCAGAAAATTACTCTCAG agAGGGAAAAAGCCTTGCATTGTCTATTATATGCACCGAGATCAGCGAGTCCAAGATAATTGGGCTTTTTTATATGCACAAAGATTAGCTTTAAAGCATAAACTGCCTTTACACGTCCTTACATTGATATCAGAAAAACATCCAGATCATCCTGGAATGACGCTTAGAAACTTGACTTTCTGGCTAGATGGTCTCCGAGAAGTATCAACGGAATTAAAAACTCTGAATATACCTCTTCATCTCTTAATTAATCAAT ctCTTGATGAGTCTCCGGGTACGAGTATTGTTCAATGGTTAGGTATGATGAGTGATGTACAAGCTTTAATAGTTGATTTTAGTCCGCTGAGGCAGCATCGAAAAATTGTACGAGACATTATTGAATCAATAAAGACTCCCGATCTTCCACTTTATAGAGTTGATGCCCATAATGTAGTTCCAGTAGAGGTAACTTCGGATAAACAAGAATATGCTGCACGAACCATTagaagtaaaattaataaaaagttggaTGAATTTCTTACGATTTTTCCACCCATTATCCATCATCCTCACGGTGTCTTGTCAGAGACGGAAATACATTTTGGAAACCAAATTgggaaaaatatagaagaagaTTGGAGCACACTATTAAACTCCTTATTGATTGATCATTCTGTTGGTCCTGTTGACATGTATAAAGGTGGGTCAAGAGCCGGATTTGAATGCCTTGAGTCCTTTGTAACTAAAAGGATTCAAAGGTATACTGACAAAAGAAATGATCCAAATGAAGATGTTTTATCACGTTTGTCCCCTTGGTTCCACAATGGCCAGATTTCTGTGCAAAGAGCAGTTTTATACGTAAAAAAAGTAGCAAATAAGTATAGTAGTTCCTTTGTGGAAGAGTCCATTGTACGAAGAGAGCTGTCAGATAATTTTTGCTATTACAATGAGAACTATGATAGTGTGAAGGGTGCCGCAGATTGGGCTCAGAAGACTCTCAGTGAgcataaaaaagacaaaaggaCCCACATTTACTCAAGATCCAAGTTAGAAAAGGCGAAAACACATGACGACCTATGGAATGCAGCACAGAACCAACTTGTCACTGAAGGAAAGTTACATGGGTACATGAGAATGTATTGGGCTAAAAAGATATTAGAGTGGACGGAAAGTCCCGATGTAGCGCTGGCTGACGCTCTATATCTTAATGATCACTATGCATTGGATGGAAATGATGCTAATGGATTTGTAGGGTGCATGTGGTCGATATGTGGAATCCATGATCAAGGATGGCGTGAAAGATCCATATTTGGTAAAATTCGATATATGAACTATGATGGATGCAAACGTAAATTTAACATTGGCTCCTATATTAACAGATATAATCCTAAGAACaagaatggtttttttaaaccaaagtTATCTTAA